A window of Candidatus Methylomirabilota bacterium contains these coding sequences:
- the prcA gene encoding proteasome subunit alpha codes for MALPYYVSPEQMMQDKAEYARKGIARGKSIIVLEYADGMLLVAENPSASLNKISEIYDRIAFAGAGRYSEFENLRKAGIRYADLKGFAYDREDVTAKSLANAYSQTIGNIFSEAMKPLEVEILVVEVADGEIPNELYRIAFDGSIGDEKGFAAIGGQADELRQYLKDSYQTGLDQKAALRLAVRALEAVSNAKIEPRSLEVAVLERHRTGRKFRRLSQDDLATMLTETE; via the coding sequence ATGGCGCTTCCATATTATGTATCGCCGGAACAGATGATGCAGGATAAGGCGGAGTACGCCCGAAAGGGGATCGCCCGCGGAAAATCGATCATTGTTCTGGAGTACGCCGACGGGATGTTGCTGGTGGCGGAAAATCCCAGCGCCTCGCTCAACAAGATTTCGGAGATCTATGACCGGATCGCCTTTGCCGGTGCCGGGCGATACAGCGAGTTCGAGAACCTGCGTAAGGCGGGGATTCGGTATGCCGACCTGAAGGGGTTTGCGTACGATCGGGAAGATGTGACGGCCAAGTCGCTGGCTAACGCCTACTCGCAGACCATCGGCAACATCTTCAGCGAGGCGATGAAGCCGTTGGAGGTGGAGATCCTGGTGGTTGAGGTCGCCGATGGGGAGATACCGAATGAGTTATACCGGATCGCCTTTGACGGCAGCATCGGCGACGAAAAGGGGTTTGCCGCCATCGGCGGACAGGCCGACGAGTTGAGGCAGTACTTGAAGGATAGTTATCAAACCGGGCTTGATCAAAAAGCTGCGCTGAGGCTGGCCGTCCGTGCGCTGGAGGCCGTGAGCAACGCCAAGATCGAACCGCGAAGCCTGGAGGTGGCGGTCCTGGAGCGCCATCGTACCGGCCGTAAATTCCGCCGCCTGTCCCAGGATGACCTCGCAACGATGCTCACCGAGACCGAGTAA
- a CDS encoding RNA polymerase subunit sigma-70, translating into MRYLINKGEAWPVVIESIPSPSQCESELLRRVLAGERRLFHELVRPYERAVFTTAYGILRDYADAEEVAQDTILKALMRLDQLTAPEKFKAWLLRIAVNEARLKWRNKHAHLFEPLDKAQSSSREPFTPRDFADWRELPSDIAERKELRDQIARALDALPDIYRETFILRDVEQLSAADTAAALEITVAAVKVRLHRARLMMREQLASVLRRGWLDRVLSFKGKRPW; encoded by the coding sequence CTGCGGTATCTTATAAATAAAGGGGAGGCGTGGCCGGTGGTTATCGAATCGATTCCGTCCCCATCACAATGTGAATCTGAACTGCTAAGACGGGTCCTGGCTGGAGAGCGCCGCCTCTTCCACGAGCTGGTCCGTCCGTATGAGCGCGCTGTCTTCACTACGGCTTATGGAATCCTGCGCGACTATGCCGATGCTGAAGAGGTGGCACAGGACACCATACTGAAGGCGCTCATGCGCCTGGATCAGCTTACGGCGCCGGAGAAATTTAAGGCGTGGTTGTTGCGGATCGCTGTCAACGAAGCTCGGCTCAAGTGGCGCAACAAACATGCACATCTCTTCGAGCCGCTCGATAAGGCCCAATCGAGTTCGAGAGAACCCTTTACGCCGCGCGACTTCGCCGACTGGCGCGAACTCCCTTCCGACATCGCTGAACGGAAGGAGCTCAGGGATCAGATTGCCAGGGCTTTAGATGCATTGCCCGATATTTATCGAGAGACCTTCATTCTGCGCGATGTGGAACAACTGAGCGCGGCCGATACAGCGGCAGCGTTAGAGATTACCGTGGCGGCCGTAAAGGTGCGCCTTCACCGGGCGCGGCTGATGATGCGTGAACAGCTTGCATCGGTGCTGCGCCGCGGGTGGCTCGACCGTGTGCTTTCATTCAAGGGCAAAAGACCATGGTGA
- a CDS encoding restriction endonuclease subunit M encodes MAEVPKQIAELIAKFDQHLDAYHAATYGETEVRVEFINPFFEALGWDVANRTGYAEAYKDVIHEDAIKIGGATKAPDYCFRIGGTRKFFLEAKKPATNIKGDTNPAFQLRRYAWSAKLPLSILTDFEEFAVYDCRIKPDQADRASTARVLYLTYSEYVRRWDEIAAIFSRDAVLKGSFDRYAESSRGKKGTAAVDAAFLKEIEAWRESLARNLALRNPDLTQQELNFAVQRTIDRIIFLRMCEDRGIEPYGQLQTLLNGEHTYERLRYLYGIADDRYNSGLFHFKPEKGRAEAPDALAYTLTIDDKVLKEIIRRLYYPESPYEFSVLGADILGNVYEQFLGKVIRLTPGHRAVVEDKPEVKKAGGVYYTPAYIVDYIVTHTVGKLCEGKTPKQVAKLRILDPACGSGSFLISAYSSLLNYHRDWYVKDDPKRHTKEIYQGIGGQWFLTTQEKKRILLNNIYGVDIDSQAVEVTKLSLLLKVLEGENQDSLTRQLQMWRERALPDLGNNIKCGNSLIGPDFYEHQQMSLLDEDERYHINVFDWQAEFPSIMQAGGFDAVIGNPPYVRQEGVSDYKHYFSVSYNAYHGLADLYVYFYERGLQLARDGGLLGYISSSKFLHTGYGTGLRDLLSQHLRPLSVVDYGDVQIFKGATTYPIVVIGEKTHGSVARDFRYGRAASETGVLPETILDYGKSVSCKSLTSGPWIFTTKRGQRIVTKMTDQSSPLSQVGGPAQIGIKTSLNEAFVVKPDVAHALVRSHSGAREVLKPYGRGRDIRNWFSTTNGDFLICARESLNIENYPSVKEYLKQFEARLRARYEVQRGDYDWWVIRQVANTEVYDNPKLVYPDLCSKSRFALNVDGMYPNNTVFCIPSDSLALLGYLNSQLAWYWITQHCPANRGDAYRLSNQHMNKLPVNPSLLRHTRLSGLVEQMLGLHKQLAAAKTPDEKTRLHRQIGATDRLIDQLVYDLYGLTEEEVRLVEEATTGQRVASINRKVHKQAIQTDQ; translated from the coding sequence ATGGCCGAGGTTCCGAAACAGATAGCGGAGCTGATCGCGAAGTTCGACCAGCACCTCGATGCGTATCACGCCGCCACCTACGGTGAGACCGAGGTACGGGTGGAATTTATCAACCCGTTCTTTGAGGCGCTCGGCTGGGATGTTGCCAATCGGACCGGCTACGCCGAAGCCTACAAGGACGTCATCCACGAGGACGCCATCAAGATCGGCGGCGCCACCAAGGCCCCCGATTACTGTTTTCGTATCGGCGGTACGCGCAAGTTCTTCCTGGAAGCCAAGAAACCCGCGACTAACATCAAGGGCGACACCAACCCCGCCTTTCAGTTGCGCCGCTATGCCTGGTCGGCCAAACTCCCGCTCAGTATCCTGACGGACTTTGAGGAGTTCGCCGTCTATGACTGCCGGATCAAACCGGACCAGGCCGATCGCGCCTCCACCGCCCGCGTCCTGTACCTGACCTACTCCGAGTATGTCCGGCGGTGGGACGAGATTGCCGCTATCTTCTCCCGCGATGCCGTTCTGAAAGGCTCGTTCGACCGATATGCCGAGTCGAGCAGGGGGAAGAAAGGGACCGCCGCCGTTGACGCGGCCTTCCTGAAGGAGATTGAAGCCTGGCGGGAATCGCTCGCCCGCAATCTGGCCCTTCGCAATCCCGACCTCACCCAACAGGAACTCAACTTCGCCGTCCAGCGGACCATCGACCGGATCATCTTCCTCCGGATGTGCGAAGATCGGGGCATCGAGCCCTACGGCCAGCTCCAGACGTTGCTGAACGGCGAGCATACCTATGAGCGGCTGCGCTACCTGTATGGGATCGCGGATGATCGGTACAACTCTGGCCTCTTTCATTTCAAGCCGGAGAAGGGACGGGCTGAAGCGCCGGATGCCTTGGCCTACACGTTGACCATCGACGACAAGGTCCTGAAAGAGATCATTCGCCGCCTCTACTATCCTGAGAGTCCCTACGAGTTCTCTGTCCTTGGGGCCGACATCCTCGGCAACGTCTATGAGCAGTTCCTCGGCAAGGTGATCCGTCTGACCCCCGGCCACCGCGCCGTCGTAGAGGACAAGCCCGAGGTCAAGAAGGCCGGGGGCGTCTATTACACCCCTGCCTACATCGTGGACTACATCGTCACCCACACCGTCGGCAAGCTCTGCGAGGGGAAAACGCCCAAGCAGGTCGCCAAGCTCAGAATCCTCGATCCGGCCTGCGGCTCCGGCTCGTTCCTGATCAGCGCGTATTCCTCCCTTCTGAACTATCACCGCGATTGGTATGTGAAGGATGACCCCAAACGGCACACCAAGGAGATCTATCAAGGGATCGGCGGACAGTGGTTCTTAACCACCCAGGAGAAAAAGCGGATCCTGCTGAATAATATCTACGGCGTGGATATCGACAGCCAGGCGGTCGAGGTGACCAAGCTGAGCCTCTTGCTCAAGGTACTGGAAGGGGAAAACCAGGATTCGCTGACCCGCCAGTTGCAGATGTGGCGCGAGCGCGCCCTGCCTGACCTCGGCAACAACATCAAGTGCGGCAACAGCCTCATCGGTCCGGACTTTTACGAGCACCAGCAGATGAGCCTGCTCGATGAAGACGAGCGCTATCACATCAACGTCTTCGACTGGCAGGCGGAGTTTCCATCAATCATGCAAGCAGGCGGCTTCGACGCCGTCATCGGCAACCCGCCGTATGTGCGGCAAGAGGGAGTTTCAGACTATAAGCACTATTTTTCAGTTTCTTATAATGCTTATCACGGACTGGCCGATCTTTACGTGTATTTTTACGAACGCGGTCTGCAGCTTGCGAGAGACGGTGGATTGCTTGGTTACATCAGCTCAAGTAAGTTTTTGCATACGGGTTACGGTACCGGGTTGCGGGATCTGCTTTCCCAACACCTACGCCCGTTGAGCGTGGTGGACTATGGGGACGTACAAATTTTTAAGGGGGCTACCACCTACCCTATTGTTGTGATTGGCGAGAAAACTCATGGAAGTGTTGCGAGGGACTTTCGGTATGGTCGTGCTGCCAGTGAAACTGGTGTACTGCCGGAGACGATCCTCGATTACGGAAAATCCGTATCGTGCAAGTCCCTCACTTCAGGTCCATGGATTTTTACGACCAAGCGAGGACAACGAATCGTCACAAAGATGACAGACCAGTCGTCACCGTTGTCTCAAGTAGGCGGACCTGCACAGATTGGGATCAAGACAAGTCTTAATGAAGCGTTTGTTGTTAAACCCGACGTTGCTCATGCCCTGGTTCGATCTCACAGTGGGGCGCGTGAAGTATTGAAGCCTTATGGCCGGGGCAGGGATATTCGGAATTGGTTTTCAACTACTAATGGAGATTTTCTAATCTGTGCACGGGAATCTTTGAACATCGAAAATTATCCGTCAGTCAAGGAGTATTTGAAACAGTTCGAAGCCCGCCTTCGTGCAAGATATGAGGTCCAACGTGGAGACTACGATTGGTGGGTTATTCGTCAGGTGGCCAACACCGAGGTTTATGATAATCCAAAGCTGGTTTACCCTGACCTCTGTTCCAAGTCACGGTTCGCTCTTAATGTCGACGGCATGTATCCAAATAACACGGTGTTTTGTATCCCAAGTGACAGTCTTGCTCTTCTGGGCTATCTGAACTCACAACTGGCGTGGTACTGGATCACTCAGCACTGCCCGGCCAATCGAGGTGATGCTTATCGGCTTTCCAATCAGCATATGAACAAGCTGCCGGTGAACCCAAGCCTTTTAAGACATACCCGATTATCCGGCTTGGTCGAGCAGATGCTGGGCCTGCACAAGCAATTGGCGGCAGCGAAGACGCCGGATGAGAAGACGCGACTGCATCGTCAGATTGGTGCGACCGACCGGCTGATTGATCAGCTCGTCTACGACCTCTACGGCCTGACAGAAGAAGAGGTTCGGCTGGTCGAGGAGGCAACTACGGGACAGCGAGTGGCGTCCATTAACAGAAAGGTCCACAAGCAGGCCATCCAAACTGATCAATAA
- the pafA gene encoding Pup--protein ligase — translation MQERILGLESEYGLISSSVGGRVNLSVESALGYLFEKVVSRQRGTNDFLRNGARLYQDTGCHPEYATPECDNPRDLVIHDKAGERIVEELLLSAEQKLQENGICCEIYIFKNNTDSVGNTYGCHENYLVQRGVNFHKLAEQLIPFFVTRQVFAGAGKVLRTRMGNHYYISQRAQHIYQEISGATTSSRGIINTRDEPHADEEKYRRLHVIVGDSNMSELATYLKVGTTAIILAMVEDGVIKRDLAIEDPVRAIKEISHDITCRRRIRLKRGKEFSAVEIQREYLDLALEYYQGRERSPQIADLLEKWQYVLDKLAEDPLTLNRELDWVIKHGLITSYIGRKGCSFDDQRVFMLDLQYHDIKRTRGLYYLMLQDDLIDRVITEDEIETAMTTPPQTTRAKVRSDFIKYANERNKSYDVGWSYLKLNDRYQRTILCKDPFKPWDPRVDELIGLS, via the coding sequence ATGCAGGAGCGCATCCTTGGGCTGGAAAGCGAATACGGTCTGATCTCGTCCTCGGTCGGCGGGCGGGTGAACCTGTCGGTTGAGAGTGCGTTGGGCTATCTCTTTGAAAAGGTGGTCTCGCGCCAGCGCGGGACCAACGATTTCCTGCGCAACGGTGCGCGGCTCTATCAGGACACCGGCTGTCATCCCGAGTATGCCACCCCTGAGTGCGACAACCCGCGGGACCTGGTGATCCACGACAAGGCGGGCGAGCGGATCGTGGAGGAGCTGTTACTGAGCGCCGAGCAAAAGTTGCAAGAGAACGGCATCTGCTGCGAAATCTACATCTTCAAGAACAACACCGATTCTGTGGGAAACACATACGGCTGTCATGAGAACTACCTGGTGCAGCGCGGTGTGAACTTCCACAAGCTGGCCGAGCAGTTGATCCCCTTCTTCGTGACGCGACAAGTGTTTGCGGGCGCCGGCAAGGTCCTTCGGACGCGGATGGGGAACCATTACTATATCTCGCAGCGGGCGCAGCACATCTACCAGGAGATCTCGGGTGCGACGACCAGCTCGCGCGGAATCATCAACACCCGCGACGAGCCGCACGCCGACGAGGAGAAGTACCGCCGCCTGCATGTCATTGTGGGCGACTCCAACATGTCGGAGCTCGCAACCTACCTGAAGGTCGGGACGACCGCCATCATCCTCGCCATGGTCGAGGACGGGGTGATCAAACGCGATCTCGCCATCGAGGATCCCGTCCGCGCCATCAAGGAGATCTCCCACGACATCACCTGCCGCCGCCGCATCCGCCTCAAACGCGGCAAAGAGTTCTCCGCCGTCGAGATCCAGCGCGAGTACCTCGACCTCGCCCTCGAGTACTACCAGGGCCGCGAACGCTCGCCCCAGATCGCCGATCTGCTCGAGAAGTGGCAGTACGTCCTGGACAAGCTGGCGGAGGACCCCCTGACGCTCAACCGCGAGCTGGACTGGGTCATCAAGCACGGGCTCATCACCTCCTACATCGGGCGCAAGGGCTGCTCCTTCGACGACCAGCGCGTCTTCATGCTGGATCTGCAGTATCATGATATCAAGCGGACTCGCGGGCTGTACTACCTGATGTTGCAGGACGACCTGATCGATCGGGTGATCACGGAGGATGAGATTGAGACGGCCATGACCACGCCGCCGCAGACGACGCGGGCCAAGGTGCGAAGCGACTTCATCAAATACGCGAATGAGCGGAACAAGTCGTACGATGTGGGCTGGAGCTATCTTAAGCTGAACGACCGGTATCAGCGTACCATCCTCTGTAAGGATCCGTTCAAGCCCTGGGATCCGCGTGTCGATGAACTGATCGGTTTGTCGTAA
- a CDS encoding leucyl aminopeptidase, with protein MKVEIRAQDLLSYAGDALIVNLFEGVGQPGGATGAVDRALGGSIAAAIQRKEFKGKLHERLLLHTTGQLPVARVLVIGLGKSEELTLERVRSASAEAMRHLRGAGAQMVGSIVHGAGIGGLAADQAACALTEGALLGLYRFDKYKKLEENGPKIIRTLTLLERNDAKVAAMKEGIRRGRIMAEAVSFARDLVNEPANMLTPSEMAVRVRKMASGSSLTVKILERADMKRLGMGALLGVAQGSQEPPKLIEVSYKGRKGKGVGPRLGLVGKGLTFDSGGISIKPSEGMEAMKGDMAGGAVVLAAIKGIAELRLPVDVTAIVPATENLPSGTAQRPGDIVTVMNGKTIEVINTDAEGRLILADALCYACDKGLTHLVDVATLTGAVIIALGSIRTGAFTNNAELMQQLKRASEAADEKIWELPMDEEYGEQIKSDCADMKNIGGRKAGPITGAKLLANFVGKTPWVHLDIAGTAQADKEFGYQVKGATGAMVRTLIHLAMNFAGSKK; from the coding sequence GTGAAAGTAGAGATCAGGGCACAGGATCTGCTCTCCTATGCAGGAGATGCGCTGATCGTTAATCTCTTTGAGGGGGTGGGGCAGCCGGGCGGTGCGACCGGGGCAGTGGATCGGGCGCTCGGCGGGTCGATCGCCGCGGCGATCCAAAGGAAGGAGTTCAAGGGGAAACTGCATGAGCGGCTGCTGCTACATACGACCGGACAGCTTCCGGTCGCCAGGGTCCTGGTGATCGGGCTGGGTAAGTCGGAGGAGCTGACCCTTGAGCGTGTGCGCTCGGCTTCGGCGGAGGCGATGCGCCATCTGCGAGGCGCGGGGGCGCAGATGGTCGGATCCATCGTTCACGGTGCGGGCATCGGGGGGCTGGCAGCCGATCAGGCGGCCTGCGCGCTCACCGAGGGCGCATTGCTGGGTCTCTATCGGTTTGATAAATATAAAAAGTTGGAAGAGAACGGGCCGAAGATAATCAGAACGCTGACGCTGTTGGAGCGCAACGACGCAAAGGTGGCTGCAATGAAGGAGGGGATACGCCGAGGCCGGATCATGGCTGAGGCCGTCAGCTTTGCCCGCGACCTGGTGAACGAGCCGGCGAATATGCTCACGCCGTCGGAGATGGCAGTACGGGTCAGGAAGATGGCGAGCGGATCGAGCCTCACCGTCAAGATCCTGGAGCGCGCCGACATGAAGCGGCTCGGCATGGGGGCGCTGTTGGGGGTTGCGCAGGGCAGCCAGGAGCCGCCGAAACTCATCGAGGTGAGCTACAAAGGGAGAAAAGGAAAGGGGGTCGGTCCGCGTCTTGGGTTGGTGGGCAAAGGGCTCACATTCGATTCCGGAGGTATCTCCATCAAGCCGAGCGAGGGGATGGAGGCGATGAAGGGCGACATGGCCGGGGGCGCAGTCGTCCTCGCGGCGATTAAAGGGATCGCAGAACTGAGGCTGCCGGTGGACGTGACGGCGATTGTGCCGGCGACTGAAAACCTGCCCAGTGGGACGGCACAGCGCCCAGGTGATATTGTGACCGTCATGAACGGGAAGACGATTGAGGTGATCAACACCGACGCTGAAGGGCGATTGATCCTGGCAGACGCTCTCTGTTACGCATGCGACAAGGGCCTTACGCATCTCGTCGATGTAGCGACGTTAACGGGAGCCGTCATCATCGCATTGGGATCGATTCGGACGGGGGCCTTTACCAACAACGCGGAACTCATGCAGCAGTTGAAGCGGGCCAGTGAGGCGGCCGATGAGAAGATCTGGGAGCTGCCGATGGATGAGGAGTACGGCGAGCAGATCAAGAGCGACTGTGCCGATATGAAGAACATCGGCGGCCGGAAGGCCGGGCCGATCACCGGCGCAAAGCTCCTGGCCAACTTTGTCGGAAAGACCCCGTGGGTTCACCTGGATATTGCCGGAACCGCCCAGGCCGACAAGGAGTTCGGATACCAGGTCAAGGGTGCAACGGGAGCAATGGTCCGCACCCTGATTCATCTGGCGATGAACTTTGCCGGATCGAAGAAGTGA
- a CDS encoding AsnC family transcriptional regulator — MTTTAYVLIEGASDQTANIVKALQKIKGVKSAHAVTGPYDVIACVEATDVGTVGSVVLSKIRTLKGVTRTVTCVAV, encoded by the coding sequence ATGACCACCACTGCGTATGTCCTGATCGAAGGCGCGTCGGATCAGACGGCCAACATTGTCAAGGCGTTACAGAAGATCAAAGGGGTAAAATCGGCCCACGCCGTGACCGGCCCCTATGACGTGATCGCATGCGTTGAAGCGACCGACGTCGGAACGGTCGGATCGGTCGTCCTGTCGAAAATCCGCACCTTGAAGGGCGTTACGCGAACGGTGACCTGCGTGGCCGTGTAA